Within Wyeomyia smithii strain HCP4-BCI-WySm-NY-G18 chromosome 2, ASM2978416v1, whole genome shotgun sequence, the genomic segment TTTCTTGACACTCATCCACGACGGGTAACTTCTTCTTGGCACGTGATTTCCTACGTTTATTATTATACTTCTTACGGATTTTCAGATGGGAAGTACGGAAGTGTTTGTTGAACATGTATTTAGAATAGTACACCCTAGCGCACACATGACAAACAATTTCCTCTCCCATCTTATGGACGTTGACCTTGTGCACTCGTATTGTGCTGCGTTTCATTTCCAGCCCGCATATGTCACATGTTGCCTGTTCATGCTTATAGCAGTGTATCACTAGCAGGTGCTTGGTTGCAAACGCCTCCGAGCAGTGATCACACCGAAACAGCTTTTTCTCCTCGCTGACGTGTTTTAGAATCATATGACCTTTAAGAGATCGATCGTTTGCGAAAGTTTGTTGACATTGTTCACATTTCACTGCGTTGGGTGTTTTGTGGCTCGCGAtgtgctctaaaatgtaacttCTTGTTCGAAAACGCCTATTACAACATGTTATGAAGAACGCTTCATCCTTATGTACGAGCGAAAAGTGAGTCCTCAATCCCAAATAAGAATTACCAGTGTAATCGCAAAGTTCACAGTCCATTTTATAGTAAGCTTCTATAAGTACATTTTCACTTCCATGCGTACCTGCTGGGACATGACGAAGTCCGCGAGCTGATTTGACGGGTAATCCTTTTTTGTGACGTATTAAGTGTAGACAAATATCATAGCGTTTACAAAATTTACTGCCACAGCACTTAACGAAAAACACTTGTTCGGGATGATTAGTACGAAAATGTTCTTGCCGTTCCAGATAGGTTTGAATATGAATTCCACACAATTCACAGTTCAAGCAGGCATGCTTTGCAATCAGAAAGTCTTGCATCTGGTGTATTAGCTGTTGTTCGCGCTCGAATACTTTTTCTGGCAGTTTAAATGGGATATTGAAACCTCCAGCAATCAACTCGTCGCGgtattcttttatcaataaactgTACGTAGAATGAATTTCCCTCTTGTTTTCCAAATAAGGCCAATCGTACACAGTTTCCATTGCTTCCGCCGAGCCTTGCGTGCAACTTTTGACATGCTTCACGGTTGCATTGCTTTCAATTACACGTTTCAAGTGCCGATTCATATGACGCATTATACTAATCCTGGTTAGAAAACGTTGATTGCAGCAGGATACGAAATGTTTTTCGTTCGGATGATTCTGACTAAAATGGAGTCGACGGTCTCTCTGGTTGACCAGTTGGGTGCTGCATATTTCGCAGTTCAGACTAAAATAAGTTTGCATCAAATAGTCCTGGATATCGTACAACTTCTGCTTTTCATAAGGATCACCTTTGAATGCCAGTTGCATGTTTGGTAAAGGCTCATATCCTTCCAAATCACGGCTGAAATCTGTTAATATTGAGCCAAAGGCAAGTTCCATTCGCTGTTCCGCAGACGATGATAATGTTTCCGCTTCGAGAATCGGTTTCTGAAGCACtggtgttttatttgtgggcTCTACTTTTATATCCGACACCAGGGTGAAGTTTTGCTCGTGTTTTAGAACGGCTGGAGATGTTCTCAGCTCCATAAACTCACCCTGAACTGCATTACGAAGCTTAAGCTGATTCTGTTGTACTTCGTAGGCATATTTGTAGAACAGGGAAACCGTCGCGACACAGGCTGGGCAAACAAACTCAGAAAATTGTTCATCAGTATTGATCTGCAAAAAATCACCATTCGGAAACTTGTTTTTTCGAacgtaaaataaaataatgcaaaattattTTACCTCAAATGAAAACACTAATTGCAGTTTGTCCTTCAGTGTGTGAATATCCAAGTGCTTCTGCGACGGAAGGAAATTTTTTAAACACAAACGACAACTgttcatttttagaattttcaaCGACGTCGACTATGTTTTCATTTTCGGAACCATCGAATCCGTGTTGACTTCGTagcagagctgccagattttattttgaaaaatctgtatgcaCTAAGGGGCCCGTGTGGCTGTCAAACAccatacacgctcgtaaataataactctaaaatgagtaacatttaacgcagtttcgtaaaaagtggaacaactcttaaattgagtaactccacaaatactcaaaactgaataacactaggcgtctttaaaatgagtcattattactcaaaatttgagtacgacattactcattttttgggtacagttcagttttattactggctagaaatccgccacggccaataaacgacaccacatgttcagcaataattactttgtaataaaagtaaacagttagaatgccttctgaggcgcacacaattaaaaaacatatgttacaaactgaagcacatcatAATCACCTTTCAGAATGGAAGTCGTcatatgcgacgttactcaggAAGAAGTTATAcgaagggaacccaaaaagtgagtcaaagttactcaaattcaaaaaggaattctactcattttttgacgtctacgaacatcgttctaaactgagtcagagttgctcagttcatgagttattatttacgagcgtgtacattttccatctaccactcattgattctcttgattctggtaccagcgctTCTGGtaaggggagacaactgggtatagatttgcatccactttggggACCAcccgctgattggttgaaattggaAATCCCGAGTGcgctaaaatttattttcaggcttgctggcagtgttgctgaacaacattgttcgttgttttgatttatgttttttaatgatgtcacctgttataatctaaaataatttcaagtgaactttaaaaaataagtACAAATATGGGCGTAGTAAGAGACCCGACTTGGATCATCACTAatatcaattaccaaaagatccaaaagtgcgcaaggagttATTACGGTTatgcgtgaagcataagaacagcataccgctgctcaatgtcgggagtaaatagtgtagtgtgatcttatttctacttttgaatccgttctggattaagtttgaAACATGCCTGTTGaggcatattgcttgtgcggaAAGTACAATTCAGATAGgccaatgaatgaatcataatcattggTGGATGACACGTTCgattttaagtatattaaagatgcagattctcTGGTAACCCTCAGACGGAAAAACTATCGCCTGCAGGAACAATTGTGCATAATGGtgataaaaagcattaaaaacattcaagtatttttcgagtgaatggcatcacttacgaaaaatacaacagggatcatcgaggtggatgaggaagaagagtaagaagccaggTGTTGCCCCTTAgcttctggtacccactttttggttggtttgccccccccccccgcgtaccccttggcgatatttttcatatcgattgtacccccagGCTTTGAACGTTCTCGCAGAATGAGAGAGAgaagtggtagatcatgttgtggtagtccagttcaggtttcaaattgaactatgatttgtttgattgcacAGTCATGTTGTAAGggcaagattgaacaacaaataaagtatTATGAAGAAAAATTCCTTAGTCCGCcgttactgatttttctttcgcgtacccgcTTCAGGCTCTCGAgcacccccaggggtacgcgtaccccaggttgagaaccgctaaCGTATGACAACCTCGAGCGAAAAAAAATCGTGCTCAAAGTGCGGTGAACCGGCCCAATCCATCGCCAAACCCGGACTGACAGCCAGGAAGGTTTGGCTGTGTATATGGTGGGATTGGGAGGGAATCATCCACTTTGAGCTGCTCAACTATGGCCAGACCCTCAATTCGGTTCTCTATTGTGAGCAGCTCAACCGTCTGAAGCAGGCGATTGACCATAAGCGGCCAGAACTGGTCAATAGGAGTGGTGTTGTTTTCCACCAGGACAACGCTCGGTCTCAAATATCTTTGATGACCCACCAGAAGCTACGGGAGCTCGGATGGGATGTCCTTTCGCACCCACCGTATAGTCTGGACCTGGCGCCGAGTGATTACCATCTCTTCCGGTTCATGCAAAACGCTCTTGGCGATACTAAGTTGGCCTCGAAAGAGGCTTGCGAAAACTGATTGTCTgagttttttgcaaataaggagGGCGGTTTTATAAAGGGG encodes:
- the LOC129726089 gene encoding PR domain zinc finger protein 15-like codes for the protein MNSCRLCLKNFLPSQKHLDIHTLKDKLQLVFSFEINTDEQFSEFVCPACVATVSLFYKYAYEVQQNQLKLRNAVQGEFMELRTSPAVLKHEQNFTLVSDIKVEPTNKTPVLQKPILEAETLSSSAEQRMELAFGSILTDFSRDLEGYEPLPNMQLAFKGDPYEKQKLYDIQDYLMQTYFSLNCEICSTQLVNQRDRRLHFSQNHPNEKHFVSCCNQRFLTRISIMRHMNRHLKRVIESNATVKHVKSCTQGSAEAMETVYDWPYLENKREIHSTYSLLIKEYRDELIAGGFNIPFKLPEKVFEREQQLIHQMQDFLIAKHACLNCELCGIHIQTYLERQEHFRTNHPEQVFFVKCCGSKFCKRYDICLHLIRHKKGLPVKSARGLRHVPAGTHGSENVLIEAYYKMDCELCDYTGNSYLGLRTHFSLVHKDEAFFITCCNRRFRTRSYILEHIASHKTPNAVKCEQCQQTFANDRSLKGHMILKHVSEEKKLFRCDHCSEAFATKHLLVIHCYKHEQATCDICGLEMKRSTIRVHKVNVHKMGEEIVCHVCARVYYSKYMFNKHFRTSHLKIRKKYNNKRRKSRAKKKLPVVDECQETATAVYTINADDLASLVVLQRNPQ